The following nucleotide sequence is from Thermodesulfobacteriota bacterium.
TGATGACAGAGTAAGAGAGCTCTACGTGGACAAAGAAGTTTCAATTGGAGATTATATACTTTCAGGCGGTGAGAACGCAGCGGCTGTAATTGTGGAGAGCGTGTCCAGATTTATACCGGGGGTGCTTGGCAACGATCAGTCACCAGAGAATGATTCTTTTTCAGATAACATACTAGAATACCCCCAGTACACAAGACCAGAGGAATATAAAGGCCTTAAGGTTCCGGAGGTTTTGCTCTCCGGGAACCATGCAGAAATCGATAGATGGAGAAAGGATCAAAGCATAAACAAAACATTTAACAAAAGAGCTGATCTACTAGATAAAGCTATTTTGCAAAATGAAGAACTTGAACTCATTAAAGAGCTAAAAAAAGAAAATCCACCGACTTTTAAAGCATATATTGCATTAATCCATTATCCCGTATACAATAATCGGTTTAAAATTATAAATACGGCCTTTACCAATTTAGATGTTCATGATATAGCCAGATCGGCAGAGACATATGGGATTAAGAAATTCTATCTTGTTCAGCCAAACCTGGAGCAGCAAAAACTGGTAAAGCGCGTACTCGATCACTGGAAAGACGGAGAGGGATCAACTTTTAACAAATCAAGATCCCAAGCACTTGAGCTTGTAGAGATGAAAGATACTCTAGAAGAAGTTGAGAAAGAGATTGAGAGAATAGAGGGAGTAAGGCCTAAATCAGTAGTTACAGACGCCAGGTACACAGAAAACATGATAGGGTTTTCTGAGCTAAGGGAAATGATACTCTCAGATGAAAAAAAACCTTATCTCATATTACTGGGAACTGGTTGGGGATTAGCAAAGCAAGTAATGGAAAAAGCAGACTACACTTTAAAGCCGGTAAGTGGTTATACTAATTATAATCATCTTTCAGTTAGAAGCGCTGCTGCTGTGATTTTTGATAGATTATTGTCGTGTAAAATATAGATAGGAGATTTATGATGAATATCGTAAGCGAATTAGAAAAATCAATTATGAGAGAAGACCTGCCAGATTTCCGCCCAGGTGACACAGTGGCTGTGCACTATAAAATTAAAGAGGGCGAGAGGGAAAGGATCCAGGTTTTTGAAGGAGTAGTAATTGCGAAGAAAGGCGGCGGCGCTCGAGAGACATTTATTGTGAGAAAAGTATCTTATGGTGTTGGGGTTGAAAGGATATTCCCACTCCACACTCCTCTAATTGATAAAATCGAGGTTAAGAGACAAGGAAAAGTAAGACGAGCAAAACTCTACTATCTAAGAGGACTTTCTAAAAAAGCTAGTAGGATTAGAGAAAGATCAAGAGTTGAGCAGCAAGTTGGAGCAGCGGTTCAGCCAGAGCCTACGCCTGAGGTAGAACCTGAAGTTATAGAGCAAAACAACCAGCCCGAAGTTCAGGAAGAAGCTACAACCAACGAAAGCTAGCTTTGATAAAAAACTAAATATACAAAACAAAGTAAACGTACAAATTACACCGGGATGCCTGCAAATAGCAGTCTCCCGGTTTTTTATTTGGATTAATATGTATTCATTAAGAATACTAAAGAGGGAGATAATTATTCCAAATCGTCAAACTTTACTAAAGAGCCGTCTAAAAACTTAAGTATGTAGCAGTTGTAATCGAATCCGTCTTCATCAGAACATCTATAGATCCACTGATTAACCCTTCCGGCCTTTTCTATCTCATCTGGTTCTCCCATAGCCTCTCTGGCTTCAGCCGGGATCATACCAACAACTGGGTAGTCGTGCTTAATACCCCATTTAATCTTATCTAGAACTTCTTGGTCTCTCTCAACCACTTCATATTTACTCATTTCTAAAAGAAG
It contains:
- the trmD gene encoding tRNA (guanosine(37)-N1)-methyltransferase TrmD, whose protein sequence is MRYDILTIFPDFFDSPFSFGILQKAQEKGLIEINTHDIREYSDNKHKTVDDTPYGGGGGMLMNAAPIGSAVESVKDESLKSIVLLTTPDGEKYSDNMARELSEYDQIVVICGRYEGVDDRVRELYVDKEVSIGDYILSGGENAAAVIVESVSRFIPGVLGNDQSPENDSFSDNILEYPQYTRPEEYKGLKVPEVLLSGNHAEIDRWRKDQSINKTFNKRADLLDKAILQNEELELIKELKKENPPTFKAYIALIHYPVYNNRFKIINTAFTNLDVHDIARSAETYGIKKFYLVQPNLEQQKLVKRVLDHWKDGEGSTFNKSRSQALELVEMKDTLEEVEKEIERIEGVRPKSVVTDARYTENMIGFSELREMILSDEKKPYLILLGTGWGLAKQVMEKADYTLKPVSGYTNYNHLSVRSAAAVIFDRLLSCKI